One Thermicanus aegyptius DSM 12793 DNA segment encodes these proteins:
- a CDS encoding carbohydrate binding domain-containing protein, with translation MLKRATSLLLCLILVASFIPISFATPVKSEIQNHWAKQQLEKWISQGLLTGYADGSFKPDGEMTRAEFVQIVNNLFGFTEESDNTFTDVDPKKWYARPIAIAKSANYISGFPDGSFRPNQAITREQVAYILADLFYLPDVEEKTLSNFLDMNRVSDYAKDAFIRLIGNGYLQGYPDQTIRPQQEVTRAEVVALLDKIVPQIIKKNGVYTGLNSIGNMLVNTDDVTLRDTSINGNLYLTAGVHEGAVTLEQVEIKGTLFINGGGVNSIYLSDSTVDQIKINKKNTPVRLVLTKNSKVKQLDVETKAIVVVSEGTTVDALTILSGAPGTSITGNGTIKLINNQADGTTFNGRQLVKGLLNQPSSTHENLQTNSGGRNPGNGNGEPSNQDQWTLVWSDEFDRSGRNLDVNGVDLDKWDYQLGTGAQYGLDSWGNNEQQYYRAENALVQDGKLIILAKNDGFGGKPYTSARLYTKPTFTKKYGKFEARIKMPAGQGLWPAFWMMPANNVYGEWASSGEIDIMEARGRLPDQVGGTIHYGSKWPNNKYTGSTYYFTDESDITAFHVYSLEWEPGELRWYVDGVLYQTLNNWDSIGENQPAKYAYPAPFDQEFYMILNLAIGGNYDGGRVPDNSMFPAAMEVDYVRVYELTGRAYRKAVEPIIEVEDLPEEIKAPIDGNYIYDPTFNEGFTEVTESDVELNPLYWNFVHLNTFQGDGVVSVEEISGSKFAKVDITAGGNATHAVQLIQNVTLGKGRWYKLTFDAKSTTERTINVKFGAGADRNWINYSNPLEISLTSNVKTYETTFQMTNETDPLARLEFNMGTNTNSVWIGNVRLVETEMPDLYPDTAKEPINGNHVYNGTFDLGRMDRMTYWNFLADEAQAKASVDETTRELKVSILTNSSSASEVQLQQPGINLLKNNEYKLTFRARADKERTIAVVLQDKNGVKNYSQVQNIKLTETMEEKTMTFTMNDPSDVEGLLTFMLGGQKGDLFIDDVVLIRTTNNIDLSGINVFPLNNGDFSFGLDSWKTYAIEGGAATFTEENGEAKISIANVADQSWKVMLNQENMRFSNGVTYVLSFDARASVPRTIEAVIDDVRYNRVVNAQVELTKTMKTYTYEFTMSKDDTLSLKFLMGKINGSETLGAHDIFIDNVILEMKDAPIQRPPQLKADQKRNLVGSPLEITFNDNETWRSALRSVSVNGEILRVDQYDLAAGKLTLAAEVFQSPGDYTIVVAATGFADAKVTDTIFPDDGNGNLVTNGTFDTNITGWQLYIGDGSDATVTYDTYGGGVMKIGFTNYDGWFIWSTQVYQDQIPLETGKTYELSFDAIATETKEIVVSVENALDYNVKYLEGQKVNVDTTMQTFRFVFTVGSTDKNAKLVFQLGSNNASGPHYAGQSIYLDNITLRPISN, from the coding sequence ATGTTAAAGAGAGCCACATCGTTGCTCCTATGTCTGATCCTTGTGGCTAGCTTTATACCTATCTCATTTGCAACCCCTGTAAAATCCGAGATCCAAAATCATTGGGCAAAACAACAGCTAGAGAAATGGATCTCGCAAGGTTTGTTAACCGGTTATGCTGATGGGAGTTTCAAGCCAGATGGTGAAATGACTCGAGCAGAATTTGTGCAAATCGTAAACAATCTATTTGGATTTACTGAAGAAAGTGACAACACATTTACCGACGTGGATCCAAAAAAATGGTACGCGAGGCCAATAGCAATCGCCAAAAGTGCGAATTATATTTCTGGTTTTCCGGACGGGAGCTTTCGGCCCAATCAGGCAATTACTCGAGAACAGGTAGCATACATCTTAGCAGATCTATTCTACTTACCAGACGTTGAGGAAAAAACATTATCTAATTTCCTTGACATGAATCGAGTAAGCGATTATGCAAAGGATGCATTTATCCGACTTATCGGAAATGGGTATCTACAAGGTTATCCGGATCAGACCATTCGGCCGCAACAAGAGGTTACACGTGCAGAGGTAGTTGCCCTCTTAGACAAAATTGTCCCGCAGATTATAAAGAAAAATGGTGTATATACCGGTTTGAACAGTATTGGCAATATGTTGGTTAATACGGATGATGTTACTCTACGAGATACAAGCATCAATGGAAATCTATATTTAACAGCTGGTGTGCATGAAGGAGCCGTTACATTAGAACAAGTAGAGATCAAAGGTACGTTATTCATAAACGGAGGAGGTGTAAATAGCATCTATTTGTCTGATTCGACGGTTGATCAGATTAAGATTAATAAAAAAAATACACCTGTTCGCTTAGTCCTCACAAAAAATTCGAAGGTAAAACAACTGGATGTCGAAACAAAAGCAATCGTCGTAGTATCAGAGGGCACAACCGTTGATGCCTTAACGATTCTGTCAGGTGCACCGGGTACATCGATTACCGGCAATGGAACGATTAAACTGATAAACAATCAAGCGGACGGAACAACCTTTAACGGACGTCAACTAGTAAAAGGCTTACTAAATCAACCCTCAAGTACCCATGAAAACCTACAAACAAATTCTGGCGGAAGAAATCCTGGAAATGGAAACGGTGAGCCTTCAAACCAAGACCAATGGACGTTAGTATGGTCTGATGAGTTTGATCGCTCAGGCAGAAATCTCGATGTGAATGGTGTAGATCTCGATAAATGGGATTATCAGTTAGGGACTGGTGCCCAATATGGATTGGATAGTTGGGGCAACAATGAACAACAGTATTATCGTGCCGAGAACGCCCTTGTCCAAGACGGGAAATTAATTATTCTAGCAAAAAACGATGGATTCGGCGGTAAACCATACACTTCAGCTAGACTCTATACAAAACCGACATTTACTAAAAAGTACGGAAAATTTGAAGCAAGAATTAAAATGCCTGCAGGCCAAGGACTCTGGCCCGCCTTCTGGATGATGCCTGCCAACAATGTATACGGAGAATGGGCTTCTTCTGGAGAAATCGATATTATGGAAGCGCGTGGCAGATTGCCGGATCAAGTTGGAGGCACCATTCATTATGGGTCCAAATGGCCAAACAATAAGTACACCGGCTCCACCTATTACTTCACGGATGAATCCGATATTACCGCTTTCCATGTTTACTCGTTAGAGTGGGAACCTGGCGAATTACGTTGGTATGTAGACGGGGTCCTGTATCAGACATTAAACAATTGGGATAGCATAGGGGAAAATCAGCCGGCAAAATATGCTTACCCTGCTCCGTTTGATCAAGAATTCTATATGATTTTAAATCTTGCCATCGGTGGAAATTATGATGGAGGAAGAGTACCGGACAATTCCATGTTCCCTGCCGCTATGGAAGTAGATTACGTTCGAGTCTACGAATTGACTGGCAGAGCATACCGTAAAGCCGTCGAGCCGATCATTGAAGTAGAGGACTTACCTGAAGAGATTAAAGCACCGATCGATGGAAATTACATTTATGATCCGACCTTCAATGAAGGCTTTACGGAAGTGACCGAGTCTGATGTGGAATTAAATCCCCTATATTGGAATTTCGTTCACTTAAACACGTTCCAAGGAGATGGAGTTGTATCCGTAGAAGAGATCAGCGGAAGTAAATTTGCCAAAGTCGATATTACTGCCGGTGGCAACGCTACTCACGCAGTTCAACTCATCCAAAATGTGACCCTAGGTAAAGGACGATGGTATAAGCTCACCTTTGACGCCAAATCGACGACGGAACGAACAATAAACGTAAAATTTGGCGCAGGGGCAGACCGAAATTGGATCAATTATTCTAATCCGCTCGAGATATCGCTTACGTCAAATGTAAAGACATATGAAACAACTTTTCAGATGACGAATGAAACGGATCCATTGGCTCGTTTAGAATTTAATATGGGAACAAATACAAACTCAGTTTGGATCGGCAATGTTAGACTCGTTGAGACAGAGATGCCCGACCTCTACCCAGACACCGCGAAAGAGCCTATAAACGGCAACCATGTCTATAACGGCACCTTTGATTTAGGACGCATGGATCGAATGACCTATTGGAATTTCCTAGCGGATGAAGCTCAAGCCAAAGCTTCGGTCGATGAGACAACTAGAGAATTAAAAGTTTCCATCTTAACTAACAGTTCTAGTGCTTCTGAAGTTCAATTGCAACAACCAGGGATTAATTTACTTAAGAATAACGAGTATAAACTAACGTTTCGGGCTAGAGCCGACAAAGAACGAACTATCGCTGTCGTATTACAGGATAAGAATGGAGTTAAGAACTACTCTCAAGTGCAAAACATTAAACTAACAGAAACAATGGAAGAAAAAACGATGACTTTTACCATGAATGACCCAAGCGATGTGGAAGGTTTGCTTACTTTCATGTTGGGTGGACAAAAAGGGGATTTATTCATCGATGACGTTGTTCTAATCCGTACCACCAACAATATCGATTTATCTGGAATCAACGTATTCCCACTGAATAACGGCGATTTCTCTTTTGGCCTCGATTCTTGGAAAACGTATGCCATTGAAGGTGGTGCAGCTACATTTACGGAGGAAAACGGCGAAGCTAAAATAAGCATTGCCAATGTAGCAGACCAATCATGGAAAGTCATGTTGAATCAGGAAAATATGCGCTTCTCCAATGGCGTAACCTATGTGTTATCTTTTGATGCTCGGGCATCGGTACCAAGAACCATAGAAGCAGTGATCGATGATGTTCGCTATAATCGAGTGGTGAATGCTCAAGTTGAGTTAACAAAAACAATGAAAACCTATACCTACGAATTTACCATGTCAAAAGACGATACGTTAAGCCTAAAATTCTTAATGGGTAAAATCAACGGCTCGGAGACGTTGGGTGCCCATGATATATTTATTGATAACGTCATATTAGAAATGAAGGACGCACCAATCCAAAGACCACCACAACTAAAAGCGGACCAGAAACGCAACCTTGTCGGTTCTCCGCTGGAAATTACCTTTAATGACAACGAAACATGGCGAAGTGCACTGCGAAGTGTGTCCGTGAATGGAGAGATACTACGTGTTGATCAATATGATTTGGCGGCGGGCAAGCTAACGCTAGCTGCGGAAGTGTTCCAGAGTCCCGGGGATTATACCATTGTTGTTGCTGCGACGGGATTTGCCGATGCAAAAGTAACCGATACAATATTTCCTGATGATGGTAATGGAAACTTGGTAACCAACGGAACCTTTGATACGAATATTACCGGTTGGCAGCTCTATATAGGTGATGGATCTGATGCAACGGTTACGTATGACACCTACGGCGGCGGAGTGATGAAGATCGGCTTTACCAATTACGATGGCTGGTTCATCTGGTCTACCCAAGTATACCAAGATCAAATTCCTTTGGAGACGGGCAAAACGTATGAGCTTTCCTTCGATGCTATTGCTACGGAAACAAAAGAAATCGTCGTATCCGTAGAAAATGCATTAGACTATAATGTTAAATACTTAGAAGGACAAAAAGTTAATGTTGATACTACCATGCAGACCTTCCGATTTGTTTTTACGGTTGGAAGTACAGATAAAAATGCCAAGCTCGTCTTTCAGCTAGGAAGCAACAATGCTTCGGGTCCACACTATGCGGGTCAGAGCATCTATCTGGATAATATCACGTTGCGTCCGATTTCTAATTAA
- a CDS encoding GH1 family beta-glucosidase, whose product MSRFSNEFIFGTATSSYQIEGAYQEDGRTPSIWDHFSRIPGKVRNMENGDVACNHYHRYEEDVEILKRLGVDSYRFSIAWPRIFPEPGKYNPTGMDFYKRLITSLRENNIKPAVTLYHWDLPMWAYKRGGWINRDSVHWFLEYAEKCFSELDDMVYLWITHNEPWCAGFLGYHQGIHAPGHTDMEEALKAVHHILLSHGATVDLLKNKLQSKTPIGITLNLSPVYPASSSMNDLLAANNADGYSNRWFLDPIFKGKYPVDMMNLFSKYVHDFNLVQEGDLEQISIECDFLGINYYSRNLVQFVGASDLLFKPAFSEYEKTSMGWDIAPNEFKDLIRRLRKEYTKLPIYITENGAAFDDYLSEDGKIYDHDRQRYIELHLKAIADLNEEGMNIVGYYLWSLLDNFEWAYGYSKRFGITYVDFETQQRILKESGIRYAEIIRSRTINS is encoded by the coding sequence TTGAGTAGATTTTCCAATGAATTTATTTTTGGTACAGCAACTTCTTCCTATCAAATAGAAGGAGCCTACCAAGAAGATGGTAGAACCCCCTCTATATGGGACCACTTTTCCCGTATACCGGGAAAAGTTAGGAATATGGAGAATGGTGATGTGGCTTGTAATCACTATCATCGTTATGAAGAAGATGTGGAAATTCTTAAAAGATTAGGGGTCGATTCATATCGTTTTTCGATCGCTTGGCCAAGAATTTTTCCCGAACCCGGAAAATATAACCCAACAGGTATGGATTTTTATAAAAGATTGATCACTTCCTTAAGAGAAAATAATATAAAACCCGCCGTTACCCTCTATCATTGGGATCTTCCCATGTGGGCTTATAAGCGTGGTGGTTGGATCAACCGTGATTCGGTGCATTGGTTTTTAGAATATGCGGAGAAATGCTTTTCTGAGTTGGATGATATGGTCTATCTGTGGATTACTCATAATGAACCTTGGTGTGCCGGCTTTTTAGGATACCATCAAGGAATTCATGCACCGGGGCATACGGATATGGAAGAAGCATTGAAAGCGGTGCATCATATTCTTTTGTCACACGGCGCTACCGTTGATTTATTGAAAAATAAACTTCAGTCAAAAACACCGATAGGGATCACTCTAAATCTTTCTCCAGTTTATCCGGCAAGTTCGTCAATGAACGATTTATTAGCCGCAAATAATGCGGATGGATACTCCAATCGTTGGTTTTTGGATCCGATTTTTAAAGGGAAGTACCCGGTGGATATGATGAATTTATTTTCAAAGTATGTGCATGATTTTAATTTGGTCCAAGAGGGAGACTTAGAACAGATTTCAATTGAGTGTGATTTTTTGGGAATTAATTATTACAGTCGAAATCTTGTTCAATTTGTAGGGGCTTCAGACTTATTATTTAAACCTGCTTTTTCAGAGTATGAAAAAACATCGATGGGTTGGGATATTGCTCCTAATGAATTCAAAGACTTGATTCGCCGTCTTCGTAAGGAATATACAAAATTACCCATTTATATTACAGAGAACGGAGCCGCCTTTGATGATTACCTATCGGAGGATGGAAAAATTTATGATCATGATCGGCAACGGTATATTGAATTACATCTTAAAGCAATTGCTGATTTAAATGAGGAAGGCATGAATATTGTAGGGTATTATTTATGGTCCCTCCTTGATAACTTCGAATGGGCATATGGATATAGTAAACGCTTCGGAATTACATACGTTGATTTTGAAACGCAGCAAAGAATTTTGAAAGAATCGGGAATCCGTTATGCAGAAATCATTCGCAGTAGAACCATCAATTCTTGA
- the uidA gene encoding beta-glucuronidase: MLYPVESETREVKDLSGIWRFKIDRNHEGYRNKWYETPLRDTIMMPVPASYNDITQDATIRDHIGDVWYERTFFVPASWADKRIMIRVGSATHSAVMWVNGVEVAAHKGGYLPFEADISDVVHVGVENRVTIAVNNILDNTTIPIGKIKRYDDVFHPPGYKVQEIYHDFFNYAGIHRPVKLYTTPKVFIEDITLVTDIDGMDGLIHYNIAVAGPTSPEQIRVRVADEAGNIVATGSQLKGTCRIEKVQLWEPGNAYLYTFLVELVTKEEEIKDCYRLPVGVRTVHVTNKKFLINGKPFYFKGFGKHEDMDIRGKGLDDAINVKDFNLLKWIGANSFRTSHYPYSEEILQMADREGIVVIAESPAVGFNFWNDKEVFTDEHVHPEALAHHLNVMEEMIKRDKNHPSIVMWSVANEATTHEDGAFSYFKAVADKTRSLDPTRPITIVQNTNPDDCKVAQLFDVICVNRYPSWYTDSGHLEVIERQLEIELTKWHTRFNQPVMMTEYGADTIAGFHSDPPVMFSEEYQCALLEHHHRVFDRLDFIIGEHVWNFADFATKQGVTRVGGNKKGVFTRQRQPKAAAHLLRKRWHTERR; this comes from the coding sequence ATGTTATATCCAGTGGAAAGTGAAACCAGAGAGGTTAAGGACCTTTCGGGGATCTGGCGGTTTAAAATAGATCGGAATCATGAGGGATATCGGAACAAGTGGTATGAGACACCATTACGGGATACCATCATGATGCCCGTACCGGCAAGTTACAATGATATCACACAGGATGCCACGATTCGAGACCATATCGGAGATGTTTGGTATGAGCGTACCTTTTTTGTTCCTGCATCATGGGCTGATAAGCGTATCATGATTAGGGTTGGAAGTGCCACGCATTCTGCAGTTATGTGGGTAAATGGTGTAGAAGTAGCGGCTCATAAAGGCGGGTATCTTCCCTTTGAGGCAGATATATCTGATGTCGTTCATGTAGGAGTTGAAAACCGTGTTACGATTGCCGTTAACAATATTTTAGACAATACCACGATCCCGATTGGCAAGATCAAAAGGTATGACGATGTGTTTCATCCACCAGGTTATAAAGTACAGGAAATCTATCATGACTTTTTTAATTATGCTGGAATTCACCGTCCTGTTAAGCTTTATACCACACCTAAGGTATTTATTGAAGATATTACCTTAGTGACCGACATAGACGGTATGGATGGTTTGATCCATTATAATATTGCTGTTGCAGGACCAACATCACCAGAACAGATCCGTGTTCGTGTTGCGGATGAAGCTGGAAATATTGTAGCAACAGGTTCCCAATTGAAAGGGACGTGTCGAATAGAAAAGGTTCAATTATGGGAGCCGGGAAATGCTTATTTGTATACCTTTCTTGTGGAACTAGTAACGAAAGAGGAAGAAATTAAGGATTGTTATCGACTACCGGTTGGAGTACGTACGGTTCATGTCACAAACAAAAAATTTCTCATTAATGGAAAACCATTTTATTTTAAAGGGTTTGGCAAGCATGAAGATATGGACATCCGAGGGAAGGGTTTAGATGACGCGATTAATGTGAAGGATTTTAATTTATTGAAATGGATCGGGGCCAATTCGTTTCGGACATCCCACTATCCCTACTCAGAGGAGATTTTACAGATGGCGGACCGTGAAGGGATTGTAGTGATCGCGGAATCTCCTGCCGTTGGGTTTAATTTCTGGAATGATAAAGAGGTATTTACCGATGAACATGTACACCCGGAAGCATTAGCACATCATCTCAATGTGATGGAAGAAATGATTAAACGAGATAAAAACCACCCTTCGATTGTAATGTGGAGTGTAGCGAATGAGGCAACGACCCATGAGGATGGGGCCTTTTCTTATTTCAAGGCTGTAGCCGACAAAACTCGTTCATTAGATCCAACTCGACCAATAACCATTGTACAAAATACAAACCCAGACGATTGCAAGGTTGCACAATTGTTTGATGTGATTTGTGTCAATCGTTATCCTTCATGGTATACAGACTCAGGGCATCTAGAAGTGATTGAACGACAATTAGAGATTGAATTGACAAAGTGGCACACACGATTTAACCAACCCGTGATGATGACCGAGTACGGTGCCGATACGATCGCAGGTTTTCATTCGGACCCACCGGTTATGTTTAGTGAAGAATACCAATGTGCTTTACTAGAGCATCATCACCGGGTGTTTGACCGACTTGACTTTATCATAGGAGAACATGTGTGGAATTTCGCAGATTTTGCCACAAAGCAAGGGGTTACACGTGTTGGTGGAAATAAGAAGGGCGTATTTACGAGACAGCGACAACCGAAAGCAGCAGCGCACCTGTTAAGAAAAAGATGGCATACGGAAAGGAGATGA
- a CDS encoding glycoside hydrolase family 30 protein: protein MGNIKVVVTAKDTQDRLTEKESASFIPRNGKKADIELDSSQTYQTIIGFGGAFTEATAYTLAQMSPDKREEAIHSYFDQQNGLGYTIGRVHIHSCDFALENYTYVKDHDVELKTFNITRDKKWVLPLIKDAMTVKGGEIKLLASPWSPPSWMKTNGEMNHGGKLLPEYRAVWAKYYTKFIKAYREEGVNIWAITIQNEPVAVQPWESCIYTAEEERDFLKYYLGPIMHQEGLEDVKILIWDHNRDMIVHRASTVLSDPEAAKYVWGTGFHWYVSEEFENVGKVHELFPGKHLLFTEGCQEGGVKSGEWFTGERYGRNMIGDLNNWTEGYLDWNMVLNEEGGPNHVRNLCDAPIIADTRTNELYYNSSYYYIGHFSKYIRPGAVRIGVTQENERLYTTAFLNEDGNIAVVVMNETDHEIPFSLGYENQIVELNSMAHSIVTYIFKK, encoded by the coding sequence GTGGGTAACATTAAAGTCGTTGTCACGGCTAAGGACACGCAAGACAGATTAACCGAAAAAGAAAGCGCCTCATTCATACCAAGAAATGGTAAAAAAGCTGATATAGAATTAGATTCTTCGCAAACATATCAGACGATTATCGGTTTTGGGGGTGCGTTTACGGAAGCAACTGCGTATACCTTGGCACAAATGAGCCCAGATAAAAGAGAAGAAGCCATTCACAGCTATTTTGATCAACAAAATGGTTTAGGCTATACCATCGGTCGAGTTCATATTCACAGTTGTGATTTTGCTTTAGAAAACTATACGTATGTTAAAGATCATGACGTAGAATTAAAGACATTTAATATTACCAGGGATAAAAAGTGGGTTCTACCTCTAATTAAAGATGCGATGACGGTGAAAGGAGGGGAAATCAAGCTCTTAGCATCTCCTTGGAGCCCGCCGTCTTGGATGAAAACGAACGGAGAAATGAATCATGGTGGAAAACTTTTGCCGGAGTATAGGGCTGTATGGGCCAAGTATTATACCAAGTTTATAAAGGCATACAGAGAAGAAGGAGTAAATATATGGGCCATTACCATTCAAAATGAGCCTGTAGCTGTGCAACCTTGGGAGTCTTGTATTTATACAGCCGAGGAAGAAAGAGACTTCTTAAAATATTATCTGGGTCCGATCATGCATCAAGAAGGTTTGGAAGATGTAAAGATTCTCATCTGGGACCATAATCGTGATATGATCGTCCATCGGGCCTCTACGGTACTCTCTGATCCGGAAGCTGCAAAGTATGTTTGGGGAACCGGATTTCATTGGTATGTAAGCGAGGAATTTGAAAATGTAGGAAAGGTACATGAATTATTCCCGGGCAAACATTTGCTTTTTACCGAGGGGTGTCAAGAAGGAGGAGTGAAATCGGGGGAATGGTTTACGGGGGAAAGATACGGTAGGAATATGATTGGGGATTTAAATAACTGGACGGAGGGTTATCTCGATTGGAATATGGTTTTAAACGAAGAAGGTGGCCCAAACCACGTCCGAAATCTATGTGATGCACCAATCATTGCGGATACCCGCACCAATGAACTTTACTATAACAGTTCATACTATTATATTGGACATTTTAGCAAGTATATCAGACCAGGCGCCGTAAGAATTGGAGTTACCCAAGAAAATGAGCGCCTCTACACAACTGCATTTTTAAATGAAGATGGAAACATAGCTGTTGTCGTCATGAATGAAACCGATCACGAAATACCGTTTAGTCTAGGCTATGAAAATCAAATTGTAGAATTAAATTCAATGGCGCACTCCATCGTAACTTATATTTTTAAGAAATAA
- a CDS encoding glycoside hydrolase family 16 protein, producing MSKNGWKLVWNDEFKGNEIDPSKWEYDLGGHGFGNNESQYYTNRPENAYIDNGKLIIKAMKEEYGGKPYTSAKLRTRGKADWTYGRFEVRAKLPEGKGIWPAIWMMPTDLEVYGGWPSCGEIDIMELVGHEPNKVYGTIHMGNPHFYTGGNYTLREGKFSDDFHIFTLEWTPSEMRWYVDDILYSTKNDWFTRKNKDAEKEPFPAPFNRPFYLQLNLAVGGDWPGYPDETTVFPQTFEIDYVRVYQPEDGKY from the coding sequence ATGAGTAAGAATGGTTGGAAGCTTGTTTGGAATGACGAATTTAAAGGGAATGAGATCGATCCGTCCAAATGGGAGTATGATCTCGGTGGTCATGGTTTCGGTAATAATGAATCACAATATTATACGAACAGACCTGAGAATGCGTATATCGACAATGGAAAACTGATTATTAAGGCAATGAAAGAAGAGTATGGGGGTAAACCGTACACATCGGCAAAACTGAGAACACGGGGTAAAGCAGATTGGACTTATGGACGATTTGAGGTTCGAGCAAAATTGCCGGAAGGGAAAGGGATTTGGCCTGCAATCTGGATGATGCCGACGGATTTGGAGGTATATGGTGGATGGCCCAGCTGTGGTGAAATCGACATTATGGAACTGGTCGGGCATGAACCGAACAAAGTGTACGGTACGATTCACATGGGTAATCCCCACTTTTATACGGGTGGGAATTATACACTACGGGAAGGTAAATTCTCCGATGATTTCCATATATTCACTCTTGAATGGACCCCTTCTGAAATGAGGTGGTATGTGGATGATATCTTGTACTCAACCAAGAATGATTGGTTTACAAGAAAAAATAAAGATGCAGAGAAAGAACCTTTTCCCGCACCTTTTAACCGACCGTTCTATCTACAGTTGAATCTTGCGGTAGGAGGAGATTGGCCAGGTTACCCGGATGAGACAACGGTTTTCCCTCAAACTTTTGAAATCGATTATGTTAGGGTATATCAGCCAGAGGACGGAAAGTACTAA
- a CDS encoding AAA family ATPase encodes MIKGEENLIFDTPSTWLREIIDQVERVIIGKRAIIEKAVVALLSGGHLLLEDVPGVGKTMLIRALARTMGLTFKRIQFTPDLLPSDVTGVSVYNQKNMEFQFRPGPIMANVVLADEINRTSPKTQAALLEAMEEGNITVDGETHRLPNPFFVLATQNPIEYEGTFPLPEAQLDRFMLKLKMGYPNPKEEAELLRRIQEHHPIEDVVPVIAREELLQLQQSVKKIHLEESLRAYIVELVQRTREHPAVYLGASPRGSIALMRTSQALAFVRGREYVIPDDIREMLIPTMAHRVLLRSESRLNGTTVEGVLHEVVNRVRVPIFERG; translated from the coding sequence GTGATTAAAGGAGAAGAGAATCTCATTTTTGACACACCGAGCACCTGGCTGAGGGAAATCATCGATCAGGTCGAACGGGTTATCATCGGGAAACGGGCCATCATCGAAAAAGCCGTTGTCGCACTCCTCTCGGGAGGACATCTTCTTTTGGAAGATGTGCCGGGGGTGGGGAAGACGATGCTGATCCGTGCCCTTGCCCGGACCATGGGGCTTACCTTTAAACGAATCCAATTTACGCCCGATCTTTTGCCCTCCGATGTGACGGGTGTTTCGGTTTATAATCAGAAAAATATGGAATTTCAATTTCGACCCGGCCCGATCATGGCCAACGTCGTGTTGGCCGATGAGATTAACCGTACATCACCCAAGACCCAGGCCGCCCTTCTGGAAGCGATGGAAGAGGGGAATATCACGGTGGATGGGGAGACGCACCGACTGCCGAACCCTTTCTTTGTTTTGGCCACCCAAAACCCCATCGAATATGAAGGAACCTTTCCCCTCCCTGAGGCGCAGCTGGATCGTTTCATGCTAAAATTAAAAATGGGATACCCCAATCCGAAAGAAGAGGCGGAATTGCTCCGGAGAATCCAGGAACACCATCCCATTGAAGATGTGGTTCCTGTGATTGCCCGGGAAGAACTGCTCCAATTGCAGCAATCGGTTAAAAAGATTCATCTGGAGGAGAGCCTGCGCGCCTATATCGTTGAATTGGTGCAGAGGACCAGAGAGCATCCTGCGGTCTACCTGGGGGCAAGCCCCAGGGGTTCCATCGCATTAATGCGAACTTCCCAGGCCCTCGCCTTCGTCCGGGGGAGAGAGTATGTCATTCCCGACGACATTCGGGAGATGCTGATCCCCACCATGGCTCACCGCGTTCTTCTGAGGTCGGAAAGCAGGCTGAATGGTACGACGGTAGAAGGAGTACTTCATGAGGTGGTGAACCGGGTCAGGGTTCCGATCTTTGAGAGGGGATAA